One Brassica napus cultivar Da-Ae chromosome C2, Da-Ae, whole genome shotgun sequence DNA window includes the following coding sequences:
- the LOC106381600 gene encoding pentatricopeptide repeat-containing protein At4g02820, mitochondrial isoform X2, protein MVLQEDIKLQPGDYAVHLDLISKIRGLNSAEKFFQDMPDKMRDHAACTSLLHSYVKNKLSDKAEALFERMAECGFLKSSCLPYNHMLSMYISEGQFEKVPEMIKELKSKTSPDIVTYNLWMTAFASGNDVEAAEKVYLKVKKEANLSPDWVTYSLLTNLYAKTGNLEKAKLALKEMEKLVSKRYRVAYASLISLHGNLGDKDGVDSTWKMITSSFKKMNDAEYLSMISSLLKLGDFEQAKGLYDEWESVSGTRDARIPNLILAEYMNREEETHLGDKFYERMVEKGINPSYSTCEILTWGYLKRKDMEKVLDCFGKAIDAVKKWTVNVRLLKAVCKELEEQGDVKGAEKLMSILQKVGHVNTQLYNSLLRTYAKAGEMALIVEERMAKDNVEMDEETKELIRLTSLMRVTEISTTIS, encoded by the coding sequence ATGGTTCTGCAGGAAGATATAAAGCTGCAACCTGGTGATTATGCTGTACATTTGGATTTGATTTCTAAGATCCGTGGCTTGAACAGCGCTGAGAAGTTCTTCCAAGACATGCCAGATAAAATGCGAGACCATGCTGCTTGCACATCTCTTCTCCACAGCTATGTGAAGAACAAGCTCTCTGATAAAGCCGAAGCCTTGTTTGAGAGGATGGCGGAATGTGGTTTCTTGAAGTCTTCTTGTCTGCCGTACAATCACATGTTGTCCATGTACATCTCCGAAGGGCAGTTTGAGAAAGTCCCGGAGATGATTAAGGAGCTCAAGAGCAAGACATCGCCTGACATTGTTACGTATAATCTGTGGATGACTGCTTTTGCCTCCGGGAATGATGTGGAAGCCGCCGAGAAAGTTTATCTTAAGGTAAAGAAGGAAGCAAACTTGAGTCCAGACTGGGTGACTTACAGCCTCCTCACCAATCTGTATGCTAAGACGGGTAATCTCGAAAAGGCTAAACTTGCTTTGAAGGAGATGGAGAAGTTAGTCTCTAAGAGATACAGGGTTGCTTATGCATCTCTCATTAGTCTGCACGGGAACTTGGGGGACAAAGATGGAGTTGATTCTACCTGGAAGATGATTACGTCATCTTTCAAGAAGATGAATGATGCAGAGTATCTCAGCATGATATCTTCACTGCTGAAGCTTGGAGACTTCGAGCAAGCCAAAGGTTTGTACGATGAGTGGGAGTCTGTTTCTGGGACAAGAGATGCCAGAATCCCCAATCTAATCCTTGCCGAGTACATGAACAGAGAGGAGGAGACTCACCTGGGAGACAAGTTTTACGAACGAATGGTGGAGAAAGGGATAAACCCTAGCTATTCTACATGCGAGATTCTCACATGGGGGTATCTCAAGCGTAAAGACATGGAGAAAGTGTTGGATTGTTTCGGGAAAGCCATTGATGCTGTGAAGAAATGGACTGTGAATGTAAGGTTGCTTAAAGCGGTGTGCAAGGAACTCGAGGAACAAGGAGATGTTAAAGGAGCAGAGAAGCTTATGAGTATCCTCCAAAAGGTTGGTCATGTGAACACTCAGCTCTACAATTCTTTGTTGCGTACCTACGCGAAAGCCGGTGAAATGGCACTCATAGTTGAAGAGAGGATGGCAAAGGACAACGTAGAGATGGATGAAGAGACTAAGGAGCTTATAAGATTAACTAGTCTAATGCGTGTGACTGAAATCTCGACCACCATTTCTTGA
- the LOC106381600 gene encoding pentatricopeptide repeat-containing protein At4g02820, mitochondrial isoform X1 → MNLSIFLRRTRPTVASLCRLFSAATVETTETGALVKTGSGGGRRDTLGGRLLRLTYTKRSAVVSIRKWKEEGHTVRKYELNRIVRELRKIKRYKHALEICEWMVLQEDIKLQPGDYAVHLDLISKIRGLNSAEKFFQDMPDKMRDHAACTSLLHSYVKNKLSDKAEALFERMAECGFLKSSCLPYNHMLSMYISEGQFEKVPEMIKELKSKTSPDIVTYNLWMTAFASGNDVEAAEKVYLKVKKEANLSPDWVTYSLLTNLYAKTGNLEKAKLALKEMEKLVSKRYRVAYASLISLHGNLGDKDGVDSTWKMITSSFKKMNDAEYLSMISSLLKLGDFEQAKGLYDEWESVSGTRDARIPNLILAEYMNREEETHLGDKFYERMVEKGINPSYSTCEILTWGYLKRKDMEKVLDCFGKAIDAVKKWTVNVRLLKAVCKELEEQGDVKGAEKLMSILQKVGHVNTQLYNSLLRTYAKAGEMALIVEERMAKDNVEMDEETKELIRLTSLMRVTEISTTIS, encoded by the exons ATGAATCTAAGCATTTTTCTCCGCCGTACCCGGCCAACCGTAGCCTCCCTTTGCCGCCTTTTCTCGGCCGCAACGGTGGAGACGACGGAGACTGGAGCGCTGGTGAAGACTGGTAGCGGGGGAGGACGAAGAGACACTCTAGGAGGGAGGCTATTAAGGCTTACGTATACCAAACGCAGCGCGGTGGTTAGTATACGGAAATGGAAAGAAGAAGGCCATACCGTTCGCAAGTACGAGCTTAATCGGATCGTTAGGGAGCTTCGTAAGATTAAGCGATACAAACACGCTCTTGAG ATATGTGAGTGGATGGTTCTGCAGGAAGATATAAAGCTGCAACCTGGTGATTATGCTGTACATTTGGATTTGATTTCTAAGATCCGTGGCTTGAACAGCGCTGAGAAGTTCTTCCAAGACATGCCAGATAAAATGCGAGACCATGCTGCTTGCACATCTCTTCTCCACAGCTATGTGAAGAACAAGCTCTCTGATAAAGCCGAAGCCTTGTTTGAGAGGATGGCGGAATGTGGTTTCTTGAAGTCTTCTTGTCTGCCGTACAATCACATGTTGTCCATGTACATCTCCGAAGGGCAGTTTGAGAAAGTCCCGGAGATGATTAAGGAGCTCAAGAGCAAGACATCGCCTGACATTGTTACGTATAATCTGTGGATGACTGCTTTTGCCTCCGGGAATGATGTGGAAGCCGCCGAGAAAGTTTATCTTAAGGTAAAGAAGGAAGCAAACTTGAGTCCAGACTGGGTGACTTACAGCCTCCTCACCAATCTGTATGCTAAGACGGGTAATCTCGAAAAGGCTAAACTTGCTTTGAAGGAGATGGAGAAGTTAGTCTCTAAGAGATACAGGGTTGCTTATGCATCTCTCATTAGTCTGCACGGGAACTTGGGGGACAAAGATGGAGTTGATTCTACCTGGAAGATGATTACGTCATCTTTCAAGAAGATGAATGATGCAGAGTATCTCAGCATGATATCTTCACTGCTGAAGCTTGGAGACTTCGAGCAAGCCAAAGGTTTGTACGATGAGTGGGAGTCTGTTTCTGGGACAAGAGATGCCAGAATCCCCAATCTAATCCTTGCCGAGTACATGAACAGAGAGGAGGAGACTCACCTGGGAGACAAGTTTTACGAACGAATGGTGGAGAAAGGGATAAACCCTAGCTATTCTACATGCGAGATTCTCACATGGGGGTATCTCAAGCGTAAAGACATGGAGAAAGTGTTGGATTGTTTCGGGAAAGCCATTGATGCTGTGAAGAAATGGACTGTGAATGTAAGGTTGCTTAAAGCGGTGTGCAAGGAACTCGAGGAACAAGGAGATGTTAAAGGAGCAGAGAAGCTTATGAGTATCCTCCAAAAGGTTGGTCATGTGAACACTCAGCTCTACAATTCTTTGTTGCGTACCTACGCGAAAGCCGGTGAAATGGCACTCATAGTTGAAGAGAGGATGGCAAAGGACAACGTAGAGATGGATGAAGAGACTAAGGAGCTTATAAGATTAACTAGTCTAATGCGTGTGACTGAAATCTCGACCACCATTTCTTGA